Proteins co-encoded in one Actinomadura luteofluorescens genomic window:
- the ureC gene encoding urease subunit alpha: MATMSRQQYASMYGPTVGDRVRLGDTNLVVEVEKDHTEGHYGDEAQYGGGKTARDGMSADPASGRSVALDVVITNALILDPVLGVVKGDIGIKDGRIAGIGKSGNPHTQNGVDRRLIISATTEVVSGENFIATPGAIDTHVHFIAPQQAQNALSNGITTLVGGGTGPADGSRGCTTTPGPWNISRILQAYEDIPINIAVYGKGNSSLPGPLEEQIAAGAAGLKVHEDWGSTPAVIDCALSVADEMDIQINIHTDTLNEAGFVEDTINAINGRAIHTYHSEGAGGGHAPDILRVTGEPNVLPASTNPTLPYTANSVDELLDMTMVCHHLSYDVPEDVAFADSRVRAETISAETVLHDLGVISIIGSDSQAMGRVGESFTRAFQVAHHNKDKRGALPEDSSRNDNFRVLRYLAKLTINPARVSGMADTIGSLEDGKLADIVLWPVHSFGAKPYMVIKGGMVSWVQMGDPNASLPTPQPVYYRPTYGAFGRALSSTCATFMSGAAIEAGVPERLGLERLIRPVRQCRTVDKRHMLRNSTLAEIKVDPETYRVTVDGEPAHIEPATKLPLNRLFFLA; encoded by the coding sequence ATGGCCACGATGAGCCGTCAGCAGTACGCGTCCATGTACGGCCCGACGGTGGGCGACCGGGTGCGCCTCGGGGACACCAACCTCGTCGTCGAGGTGGAGAAGGACCACACCGAGGGGCACTACGGGGACGAGGCCCAGTACGGCGGCGGCAAGACCGCCCGCGACGGCATGTCGGCCGACCCGGCCTCGGGACGGTCGGTCGCCCTGGACGTCGTCATCACCAACGCGCTGATCCTCGACCCGGTGCTCGGCGTCGTCAAGGGCGACATCGGCATCAAGGACGGGCGGATCGCCGGGATCGGCAAGTCGGGCAACCCGCACACCCAGAACGGCGTCGACCGGCGCCTCATCATCAGCGCGACGACCGAGGTGGTCTCCGGCGAGAACTTCATCGCCACGCCCGGCGCGATCGACACCCACGTCCACTTCATCGCCCCCCAGCAGGCCCAGAACGCGCTGAGCAACGGGATCACCACCCTGGTCGGCGGCGGCACCGGCCCGGCGGACGGCAGCCGCGGCTGCACCACCACCCCCGGGCCGTGGAACATCTCCCGCATCCTCCAGGCCTACGAGGACATCCCGATCAACATCGCCGTCTACGGCAAGGGCAACAGCAGCCTGCCGGGCCCGCTGGAGGAGCAGATCGCCGCCGGCGCCGCCGGGCTGAAGGTGCACGAGGACTGGGGCTCCACCCCGGCCGTCATCGACTGCGCGCTGTCGGTCGCCGACGAGATGGACATCCAGATCAACATCCACACCGACACCCTGAACGAGGCCGGCTTCGTCGAGGACACCATCAACGCGATCAACGGCCGCGCGATCCACACCTACCACTCCGAGGGCGCGGGCGGCGGGCACGCCCCCGACATCCTGCGGGTGACCGGCGAGCCCAACGTGCTCCCGGCCTCCACGAACCCGACGCTGCCCTACACCGCCAACTCGGTGGACGAGCTGCTGGACATGACGATGGTCTGCCACCACCTCAGCTACGACGTCCCCGAGGACGTGGCGTTCGCCGACAGCCGGGTCCGCGCCGAGACCATCTCGGCCGAGACGGTGCTGCACGACCTCGGCGTCATCAGCATCATCGGCTCGGACTCGCAGGCGATGGGCCGGGTGGGGGAGTCGTTCACCCGCGCCTTCCAGGTGGCCCACCACAACAAGGACAAGAGGGGCGCGCTGCCCGAGGACTCGTCCCGCAACGACAACTTCCGGGTGCTGCGCTATCTGGCCAAGCTGACCATCAACCCGGCCCGCGTCTCCGGGATGGCGGACACGATCGGGTCGCTGGAGGACGGCAAGCTCGCCGACATCGTGCTGTGGCCGGTCCACTCCTTCGGCGCCAAGCCCTACATGGTGATCAAGGGCGGCATGGTGAGCTGGGTGCAGATGGGCGACCCGAACGCCTCGCTGCCGACACCGCAGCCGGTCTACTACCGGCCCACCTACGGGGCCTTCGGCCGGGCGCTGTCGAGCACCTGCGCGACCTTCATGTCCGGCGCCGCGATCGAGGCGGGCGTGCCCGAGCGGCTCGGGCTGGAGCGGCTGATCCGCCCGGTGCGCCAGTGCCGGACCGTCGACAAGCGCCACATGCTGCGCAACTCGACGCTCGCCGAGATCAAGGTCGATCCGGAGACCTACCGGGTGACCGTGGACGGGGAGCCCGCGCACATCGAACCGGCCACGAAGCTGCCGCTGAACCGGCTGTTCTTCCTGGCATGA